The Terriglobales bacterium genome includes a region encoding these proteins:
- the zapA gene encoding cell division protein ZapA: MSKQNGSATSVRVEIYDQPYNLRGTDPDYIFSLADYVDLKMRTVAEQTSTVDSLRLAVLAALNIADEYHLLKRKYEAIASEYNERAHQLSGKLDEVLKESARKAG, encoded by the coding sequence GTGAGCAAACAAAACGGTAGTGCCACCAGCGTGCGCGTGGAAATTTACGACCAACCTTATAACTTGCGCGGCACCGACCCCGACTACATCTTCAGCCTCGCCGACTACGTAGATCTGAAGATGCGCACCGTTGCCGAACAGACTTCCACCGTGGATTCATTGCGGCTGGCGGTATTGGCAGCGCTTAATATTGCTGACGAATATCATCTACTCAAGCGCAAGTATGAGGCCATCGCCTCCGAATACAATGAACGGGCCCACCAGCTCTCCGGCAAGCTGGATGAGGTGTTGAAAGAAAGTGCGCGCAAAGCAGGCTAA